One genomic window of Salvelinus alpinus chromosome 17, SLU_Salpinus.1, whole genome shotgun sequence includes the following:
- the acvrl1 gene encoding serine/threonine-protein kinase receptor R3 isoform X5 translates to MGGAAMVTVLLAGMCLWTSTAHADQSSVGSPSEGPDGITDLLCTCENKKGTCRNGTCRGDYCFYTKVHGREERGCFQRDHYKEQCYTSFQGLYVHCCTKNLCNVNSTAPPDPVEPTSEKDSVILLVAVPLLVLLILSVAVCGLVLWLRSRRQHHRLGYREDRDVSMLKVPSGADPTYGEIFDEFCTSGSGTGLPYLVQRTMARQISLVECVGKGRYGEVWRGTWMGESVAVKIFSSRDEQSWFRETEIYNTVQLRHDNILGFIASDMTSKNSSTQLWLITHFHELGSLYDFLQYSSLDPEGCLRMCLSVACGLVHFHTEILSCQGKPAIAHRDLKSRNILVKRNGQCCIADLGLAVMHSQTSDYLDVGNNPRVGTKRYMAPEVLDETIRMDIFESYKQTDIWALGLVLWEISRRTIVNGIVEEYRPPFFDMVPSDPSFEEMKKVVCVDQQRPSLHNRLHSHPILASIAKVMKECWFQSPPARLTALRVRKTLSKLDQDHGYPTEKLKMDL, encoded by the exons ATGGGGGGTGCTGCCATGGTCACAGTGCTGCTGGCTGGGATGTGCCTGTGGACCTCCACAGCTCATGCAG ATCAGTCATCTGTGGGATCGCCGTCAGAGG GCCCTGACGGCATCACCGACCTGCTGTGTACATGTGAAAACAAGAAGGGGACGTGTAGGAACGGCACCTGTAGGGGTGACTACTGCTTCTACACCAAGGTGCatggcagagaggagaggggctgcTTCCAGAGGGACCACTACAAGGAACAGTGTTACACCAGCTTCCAGGGACTGTACGTCCACTGCTGCACCAAGAACCTCTGTAACGTCAACAGCACCGCTCCCCCAGACCCAG TTGAGCCTACGAGTGAGAAGGACAGCGTGATTCTGCTGGTAGCAGTCCCTCTGCTGGTGTTGCTGATCCTGTCCGTGGCTGTGTGTGGCCTGGTGCTGTGGCTACGCTCCAGACGACAGCACCACAGGCTGGGCTACAGAGAGGACCGTGACGTCTCCATGCTCAAGGTGCCCAGTGGGGCAGACCCTACCTACGGG GAAATCTTCGATGAGTTCTGTACCTCAGGCAGTGGGACTGGCCTGCCGTACCTGGTGCAGAGGACCATGGCTCGGCAGATCTCTCTGGTCGAGTGTGTCG GTAAGGGCCGGTATGGAGAGGTGTGGAGGGGCACCTGGATGGGAGAGAGTGTTGCAGTGAAGATCTTCTCCTCTAGAGATGAACAGTCCTGGTTCAGAGAGACCGAGATCTACAACACTGTACAGCTCAGACACGACAACATCCTGG GCTTCATAGCATCTGACATGACGTCTAAGAACTCCAGCACCCAGCTGTGGCTGATCACCCACTTCCACGAGCTGGGTAGTCTCTATGACTTCCTCCAGTACAGCAGCCTGGACCCCGAGGGCTGCCTAAGGATGTGCCTGTCTGTAGCCTGCGGCCTGGTCCACTTCCACACAGAGATCCTCAGCTGCCAGGGCAAGCCTGCTATCGCCCACCGAGACCTGAAGAGCCGAAACATCCTGGTCAAGAGGAACGGACAGTGCTGCATCGCCGACCTGG GCCTGGCTGTGATGCATTCTCAGACTAGTGATTACCTGGACGTGGGGAACAACCCCAGGGTGGGTACCAAACGCTACATGGCCCCAGAGGTTCTGGATGAGACCATCCGCATGGACATCTTTGAGTCGTACAAGCAGACAGACATCTGGGCCCTGGGCCTGGTTCTCTGGGAGATTTCCAGAAGGACCATTGTCAACG GGATAGTGGAGGAGTACCGGCCGCCCTTCTTTGACATGGTGCCCTCTGACCCCAGCTTTGAGGAGATGAAGAAGGTGgtgtgtgtagaccagcagagacCCAGTCTGCACAACAGACTGCACTCGCACCcg ATCCTGGCTTCCATTGCCAAGGTAATGAAGGAGTGTTGGTTCCAGAGCCCCCCAGCCCGACTCACAGCTCTCCGTGTCAGAAAGACTCTCTCCAAGCTGGACCAGGACCATGGCTACCCCACAGAGAAACTCAAAATGGACCTGTAG
- the acvrl1 gene encoding serine/threonine-protein kinase receptor R3 isoform X1 produces MLREREKVGGQIGRSQERDRERRGKMRGKRMGGAAMVTVLLAGMCLWTSTAHADQSSVGSPSEARTLAGSLSPGPDGITDLLCTCENKKGTCRNGTCRGDYCFYTKVHGREERGCFQRDHYKEQCYTSFQGLYVHCCTKNLCNVNSTAPPDPVEPTSEKDSVILLVAVPLLVLLILSVAVCGLVLWLRSRRQHHRLGYREDRDVSMLKVPSGADPTYGEIFDEFCTSGSGTGLPYLVQRTMARQISLVECVGKGRYGEVWRGTWMGESVAVKIFSSRDEQSWFRETEIYNTVQLRHDNILGFIASDMTSKNSSTQLWLITHFHELGSLYDFLQYSSLDPEGCLRMCLSVACGLVHFHTEILSCQGKPAIAHRDLKSRNILVKRNGQCCIADLGLAVMHSQTSDYLDVGNNPRVGTKRYMAPEVLDETIRMDIFESYKQTDIWALGLVLWEISRRTIVNGIVEEYRPPFFDMVPSDPSFEEMKKVVCVDQQRPSLHNRLHSHPILASIAKVMKECWFQSPPARLTALRVRKTLSKLDQDHGYPTEKLKMDL; encoded by the exons AGAATGGGGGGTGCTGCCATGGTCACAGTGCTGCTGGCTGGGATGTGCCTGTGGACCTCCACAGCTCATGCAG ATCAGTCATCTGTGGGATCGCCGTCAGAGG CTCGCACACTTGCCGGTTCCCTCTCTCCAGGCCCTGACGGCATCACCGACCTGCTGTGTACATGTGAAAACAAGAAGGGGACGTGTAGGAACGGCACCTGTAGGGGTGACTACTGCTTCTACACCAAGGTGCatggcagagaggagaggggctgcTTCCAGAGGGACCACTACAAGGAACAGTGTTACACCAGCTTCCAGGGACTGTACGTCCACTGCTGCACCAAGAACCTCTGTAACGTCAACAGCACCGCTCCCCCAGACCCAG TTGAGCCTACGAGTGAGAAGGACAGCGTGATTCTGCTGGTAGCAGTCCCTCTGCTGGTGTTGCTGATCCTGTCCGTGGCTGTGTGTGGCCTGGTGCTGTGGCTACGCTCCAGACGACAGCACCACAGGCTGGGCTACAGAGAGGACCGTGACGTCTCCATGCTCAAGGTGCCCAGTGGGGCAGACCCTACCTACGGG GAAATCTTCGATGAGTTCTGTACCTCAGGCAGTGGGACTGGCCTGCCGTACCTGGTGCAGAGGACCATGGCTCGGCAGATCTCTCTGGTCGAGTGTGTCG GTAAGGGCCGGTATGGAGAGGTGTGGAGGGGCACCTGGATGGGAGAGAGTGTTGCAGTGAAGATCTTCTCCTCTAGAGATGAACAGTCCTGGTTCAGAGAGACCGAGATCTACAACACTGTACAGCTCAGACACGACAACATCCTGG GCTTCATAGCATCTGACATGACGTCTAAGAACTCCAGCACCCAGCTGTGGCTGATCACCCACTTCCACGAGCTGGGTAGTCTCTATGACTTCCTCCAGTACAGCAGCCTGGACCCCGAGGGCTGCCTAAGGATGTGCCTGTCTGTAGCCTGCGGCCTGGTCCACTTCCACACAGAGATCCTCAGCTGCCAGGGCAAGCCTGCTATCGCCCACCGAGACCTGAAGAGCCGAAACATCCTGGTCAAGAGGAACGGACAGTGCTGCATCGCCGACCTGG GCCTGGCTGTGATGCATTCTCAGACTAGTGATTACCTGGACGTGGGGAACAACCCCAGGGTGGGTACCAAACGCTACATGGCCCCAGAGGTTCTGGATGAGACCATCCGCATGGACATCTTTGAGTCGTACAAGCAGACAGACATCTGGGCCCTGGGCCTGGTTCTCTGGGAGATTTCCAGAAGGACCATTGTCAACG GGATAGTGGAGGAGTACCGGCCGCCCTTCTTTGACATGGTGCCCTCTGACCCCAGCTTTGAGGAGATGAAGAAGGTGgtgtgtgtagaccagcagagacCCAGTCTGCACAACAGACTGCACTCGCACCcg ATCCTGGCTTCCATTGCCAAGGTAATGAAGGAGTGTTGGTTCCAGAGCCCCCCAGCCCGACTCACAGCTCTCCGTGTCAGAAAGACTCTCTCCAAGCTGGACCAGGACCATGGCTACCCCACAGAGAAACTCAAAATGGACCTGTAG
- the acvrl1 gene encoding serine/threonine-protein kinase receptor R3 isoform X6, translating to MGGAAMVTVLLAGMCLWTSTAHAGPDGITDLLCTCENKKGTCRNGTCRGDYCFYTKVHGREERGCFQRDHYKEQCYTSFQGLYVHCCTKNLCNVNSTAPPDPVEPTSEKDSVILLVAVPLLVLLILSVAVCGLVLWLRSRRQHHRLGYREDRDVSMLKVPSGADPTYGEIFDEFCTSGSGTGLPYLVQRTMARQISLVECVGKGRYGEVWRGTWMGESVAVKIFSSRDEQSWFRETEIYNTVQLRHDNILGFIASDMTSKNSSTQLWLITHFHELGSLYDFLQYSSLDPEGCLRMCLSVACGLVHFHTEILSCQGKPAIAHRDLKSRNILVKRNGQCCIADLGLAVMHSQTSDYLDVGNNPRVGTKRYMAPEVLDETIRMDIFESYKQTDIWALGLVLWEISRRTIVNGIVEEYRPPFFDMVPSDPSFEEMKKVVCVDQQRPSLHNRLHSHPILASIAKVMKECWFQSPPARLTALRVRKTLSKLDQDHGYPTEKLKMDL from the exons ATGGGGGGTGCTGCCATGGTCACAGTGCTGCTGGCTGGGATGTGCCTGTGGACCTCCACAGCTCATGCAG GCCCTGACGGCATCACCGACCTGCTGTGTACATGTGAAAACAAGAAGGGGACGTGTAGGAACGGCACCTGTAGGGGTGACTACTGCTTCTACACCAAGGTGCatggcagagaggagaggggctgcTTCCAGAGGGACCACTACAAGGAACAGTGTTACACCAGCTTCCAGGGACTGTACGTCCACTGCTGCACCAAGAACCTCTGTAACGTCAACAGCACCGCTCCCCCAGACCCAG TTGAGCCTACGAGTGAGAAGGACAGCGTGATTCTGCTGGTAGCAGTCCCTCTGCTGGTGTTGCTGATCCTGTCCGTGGCTGTGTGTGGCCTGGTGCTGTGGCTACGCTCCAGACGACAGCACCACAGGCTGGGCTACAGAGAGGACCGTGACGTCTCCATGCTCAAGGTGCCCAGTGGGGCAGACCCTACCTACGGG GAAATCTTCGATGAGTTCTGTACCTCAGGCAGTGGGACTGGCCTGCCGTACCTGGTGCAGAGGACCATGGCTCGGCAGATCTCTCTGGTCGAGTGTGTCG GTAAGGGCCGGTATGGAGAGGTGTGGAGGGGCACCTGGATGGGAGAGAGTGTTGCAGTGAAGATCTTCTCCTCTAGAGATGAACAGTCCTGGTTCAGAGAGACCGAGATCTACAACACTGTACAGCTCAGACACGACAACATCCTGG GCTTCATAGCATCTGACATGACGTCTAAGAACTCCAGCACCCAGCTGTGGCTGATCACCCACTTCCACGAGCTGGGTAGTCTCTATGACTTCCTCCAGTACAGCAGCCTGGACCCCGAGGGCTGCCTAAGGATGTGCCTGTCTGTAGCCTGCGGCCTGGTCCACTTCCACACAGAGATCCTCAGCTGCCAGGGCAAGCCTGCTATCGCCCACCGAGACCTGAAGAGCCGAAACATCCTGGTCAAGAGGAACGGACAGTGCTGCATCGCCGACCTGG GCCTGGCTGTGATGCATTCTCAGACTAGTGATTACCTGGACGTGGGGAACAACCCCAGGGTGGGTACCAAACGCTACATGGCCCCAGAGGTTCTGGATGAGACCATCCGCATGGACATCTTTGAGTCGTACAAGCAGACAGACATCTGGGCCCTGGGCCTGGTTCTCTGGGAGATTTCCAGAAGGACCATTGTCAACG GGATAGTGGAGGAGTACCGGCCGCCCTTCTTTGACATGGTGCCCTCTGACCCCAGCTTTGAGGAGATGAAGAAGGTGgtgtgtgtagaccagcagagacCCAGTCTGCACAACAGACTGCACTCGCACCcg ATCCTGGCTTCCATTGCCAAGGTAATGAAGGAGTGTTGGTTCCAGAGCCCCCCAGCCCGACTCACAGCTCTCCGTGTCAGAAAGACTCTCTCCAAGCTGGACCAGGACCATGGCTACCCCACAGAGAAACTCAAAATGGACCTGTAG
- the acvrl1 gene encoding serine/threonine-protein kinase receptor R3 isoform X3, with amino-acid sequence MLREREKVGGQIGRSQERDRERRGKMRGKRMGGAAMVTVLLAGMCLWTSTAHAGPDGITDLLCTCENKKGTCRNGTCRGDYCFYTKVHGREERGCFQRDHYKEQCYTSFQGLYVHCCTKNLCNVNSTAPPDPVEPTSEKDSVILLVAVPLLVLLILSVAVCGLVLWLRSRRQHHRLGYREDRDVSMLKVPSGADPTYGEIFDEFCTSGSGTGLPYLVQRTMARQISLVECVGKGRYGEVWRGTWMGESVAVKIFSSRDEQSWFRETEIYNTVQLRHDNILGFIASDMTSKNSSTQLWLITHFHELGSLYDFLQYSSLDPEGCLRMCLSVACGLVHFHTEILSCQGKPAIAHRDLKSRNILVKRNGQCCIADLGLAVMHSQTSDYLDVGNNPRVGTKRYMAPEVLDETIRMDIFESYKQTDIWALGLVLWEISRRTIVNGIVEEYRPPFFDMVPSDPSFEEMKKVVCVDQQRPSLHNRLHSHPILASIAKVMKECWFQSPPARLTALRVRKTLSKLDQDHGYPTEKLKMDL; translated from the exons AGAATGGGGGGTGCTGCCATGGTCACAGTGCTGCTGGCTGGGATGTGCCTGTGGACCTCCACAGCTCATGCAG GCCCTGACGGCATCACCGACCTGCTGTGTACATGTGAAAACAAGAAGGGGACGTGTAGGAACGGCACCTGTAGGGGTGACTACTGCTTCTACACCAAGGTGCatggcagagaggagaggggctgcTTCCAGAGGGACCACTACAAGGAACAGTGTTACACCAGCTTCCAGGGACTGTACGTCCACTGCTGCACCAAGAACCTCTGTAACGTCAACAGCACCGCTCCCCCAGACCCAG TTGAGCCTACGAGTGAGAAGGACAGCGTGATTCTGCTGGTAGCAGTCCCTCTGCTGGTGTTGCTGATCCTGTCCGTGGCTGTGTGTGGCCTGGTGCTGTGGCTACGCTCCAGACGACAGCACCACAGGCTGGGCTACAGAGAGGACCGTGACGTCTCCATGCTCAAGGTGCCCAGTGGGGCAGACCCTACCTACGGG GAAATCTTCGATGAGTTCTGTACCTCAGGCAGTGGGACTGGCCTGCCGTACCTGGTGCAGAGGACCATGGCTCGGCAGATCTCTCTGGTCGAGTGTGTCG GTAAGGGCCGGTATGGAGAGGTGTGGAGGGGCACCTGGATGGGAGAGAGTGTTGCAGTGAAGATCTTCTCCTCTAGAGATGAACAGTCCTGGTTCAGAGAGACCGAGATCTACAACACTGTACAGCTCAGACACGACAACATCCTGG GCTTCATAGCATCTGACATGACGTCTAAGAACTCCAGCACCCAGCTGTGGCTGATCACCCACTTCCACGAGCTGGGTAGTCTCTATGACTTCCTCCAGTACAGCAGCCTGGACCCCGAGGGCTGCCTAAGGATGTGCCTGTCTGTAGCCTGCGGCCTGGTCCACTTCCACACAGAGATCCTCAGCTGCCAGGGCAAGCCTGCTATCGCCCACCGAGACCTGAAGAGCCGAAACATCCTGGTCAAGAGGAACGGACAGTGCTGCATCGCCGACCTGG GCCTGGCTGTGATGCATTCTCAGACTAGTGATTACCTGGACGTGGGGAACAACCCCAGGGTGGGTACCAAACGCTACATGGCCCCAGAGGTTCTGGATGAGACCATCCGCATGGACATCTTTGAGTCGTACAAGCAGACAGACATCTGGGCCCTGGGCCTGGTTCTCTGGGAGATTTCCAGAAGGACCATTGTCAACG GGATAGTGGAGGAGTACCGGCCGCCCTTCTTTGACATGGTGCCCTCTGACCCCAGCTTTGAGGAGATGAAGAAGGTGgtgtgtgtagaccagcagagacCCAGTCTGCACAACAGACTGCACTCGCACCcg ATCCTGGCTTCCATTGCCAAGGTAATGAAGGAGTGTTGGTTCCAGAGCCCCCCAGCCCGACTCACAGCTCTCCGTGTCAGAAAGACTCTCTCCAAGCTGGACCAGGACCATGGCTACCCCACAGAGAAACTCAAAATGGACCTGTAG
- the acvrl1 gene encoding serine/threonine-protein kinase receptor R3 isoform X2 has protein sequence MLREREKVGGQIGRSQERDRERRGKMRGKRMGGAAMVTVLLAGMCLWTSTAHADQSSVGSPSEGPDGITDLLCTCENKKGTCRNGTCRGDYCFYTKVHGREERGCFQRDHYKEQCYTSFQGLYVHCCTKNLCNVNSTAPPDPVEPTSEKDSVILLVAVPLLVLLILSVAVCGLVLWLRSRRQHHRLGYREDRDVSMLKVPSGADPTYGEIFDEFCTSGSGTGLPYLVQRTMARQISLVECVGKGRYGEVWRGTWMGESVAVKIFSSRDEQSWFRETEIYNTVQLRHDNILGFIASDMTSKNSSTQLWLITHFHELGSLYDFLQYSSLDPEGCLRMCLSVACGLVHFHTEILSCQGKPAIAHRDLKSRNILVKRNGQCCIADLGLAVMHSQTSDYLDVGNNPRVGTKRYMAPEVLDETIRMDIFESYKQTDIWALGLVLWEISRRTIVNGIVEEYRPPFFDMVPSDPSFEEMKKVVCVDQQRPSLHNRLHSHPILASIAKVMKECWFQSPPARLTALRVRKTLSKLDQDHGYPTEKLKMDL, from the exons AGAATGGGGGGTGCTGCCATGGTCACAGTGCTGCTGGCTGGGATGTGCCTGTGGACCTCCACAGCTCATGCAG ATCAGTCATCTGTGGGATCGCCGTCAGAGG GCCCTGACGGCATCACCGACCTGCTGTGTACATGTGAAAACAAGAAGGGGACGTGTAGGAACGGCACCTGTAGGGGTGACTACTGCTTCTACACCAAGGTGCatggcagagaggagaggggctgcTTCCAGAGGGACCACTACAAGGAACAGTGTTACACCAGCTTCCAGGGACTGTACGTCCACTGCTGCACCAAGAACCTCTGTAACGTCAACAGCACCGCTCCCCCAGACCCAG TTGAGCCTACGAGTGAGAAGGACAGCGTGATTCTGCTGGTAGCAGTCCCTCTGCTGGTGTTGCTGATCCTGTCCGTGGCTGTGTGTGGCCTGGTGCTGTGGCTACGCTCCAGACGACAGCACCACAGGCTGGGCTACAGAGAGGACCGTGACGTCTCCATGCTCAAGGTGCCCAGTGGGGCAGACCCTACCTACGGG GAAATCTTCGATGAGTTCTGTACCTCAGGCAGTGGGACTGGCCTGCCGTACCTGGTGCAGAGGACCATGGCTCGGCAGATCTCTCTGGTCGAGTGTGTCG GTAAGGGCCGGTATGGAGAGGTGTGGAGGGGCACCTGGATGGGAGAGAGTGTTGCAGTGAAGATCTTCTCCTCTAGAGATGAACAGTCCTGGTTCAGAGAGACCGAGATCTACAACACTGTACAGCTCAGACACGACAACATCCTGG GCTTCATAGCATCTGACATGACGTCTAAGAACTCCAGCACCCAGCTGTGGCTGATCACCCACTTCCACGAGCTGGGTAGTCTCTATGACTTCCTCCAGTACAGCAGCCTGGACCCCGAGGGCTGCCTAAGGATGTGCCTGTCTGTAGCCTGCGGCCTGGTCCACTTCCACACAGAGATCCTCAGCTGCCAGGGCAAGCCTGCTATCGCCCACCGAGACCTGAAGAGCCGAAACATCCTGGTCAAGAGGAACGGACAGTGCTGCATCGCCGACCTGG GCCTGGCTGTGATGCATTCTCAGACTAGTGATTACCTGGACGTGGGGAACAACCCCAGGGTGGGTACCAAACGCTACATGGCCCCAGAGGTTCTGGATGAGACCATCCGCATGGACATCTTTGAGTCGTACAAGCAGACAGACATCTGGGCCCTGGGCCTGGTTCTCTGGGAGATTTCCAGAAGGACCATTGTCAACG GGATAGTGGAGGAGTACCGGCCGCCCTTCTTTGACATGGTGCCCTCTGACCCCAGCTTTGAGGAGATGAAGAAGGTGgtgtgtgtagaccagcagagacCCAGTCTGCACAACAGACTGCACTCGCACCcg ATCCTGGCTTCCATTGCCAAGGTAATGAAGGAGTGTTGGTTCCAGAGCCCCCCAGCCCGACTCACAGCTCTCCGTGTCAGAAAGACTCTCTCCAAGCTGGACCAGGACCATGGCTACCCCACAGAGAAACTCAAAATGGACCTGTAG
- the acvrl1 gene encoding serine/threonine-protein kinase receptor R3 isoform X4 has protein sequence MGGAAMVTVLLAGMCLWTSTAHADQSSVGSPSEARTLAGSLSPGPDGITDLLCTCENKKGTCRNGTCRGDYCFYTKVHGREERGCFQRDHYKEQCYTSFQGLYVHCCTKNLCNVNSTAPPDPVEPTSEKDSVILLVAVPLLVLLILSVAVCGLVLWLRSRRQHHRLGYREDRDVSMLKVPSGADPTYGEIFDEFCTSGSGTGLPYLVQRTMARQISLVECVGKGRYGEVWRGTWMGESVAVKIFSSRDEQSWFRETEIYNTVQLRHDNILGFIASDMTSKNSSTQLWLITHFHELGSLYDFLQYSSLDPEGCLRMCLSVACGLVHFHTEILSCQGKPAIAHRDLKSRNILVKRNGQCCIADLGLAVMHSQTSDYLDVGNNPRVGTKRYMAPEVLDETIRMDIFESYKQTDIWALGLVLWEISRRTIVNGIVEEYRPPFFDMVPSDPSFEEMKKVVCVDQQRPSLHNRLHSHPILASIAKVMKECWFQSPPARLTALRVRKTLSKLDQDHGYPTEKLKMDL, from the exons ATGGGGGGTGCTGCCATGGTCACAGTGCTGCTGGCTGGGATGTGCCTGTGGACCTCCACAGCTCATGCAG ATCAGTCATCTGTGGGATCGCCGTCAGAGG CTCGCACACTTGCCGGTTCCCTCTCTCCAGGCCCTGACGGCATCACCGACCTGCTGTGTACATGTGAAAACAAGAAGGGGACGTGTAGGAACGGCACCTGTAGGGGTGACTACTGCTTCTACACCAAGGTGCatggcagagaggagaggggctgcTTCCAGAGGGACCACTACAAGGAACAGTGTTACACCAGCTTCCAGGGACTGTACGTCCACTGCTGCACCAAGAACCTCTGTAACGTCAACAGCACCGCTCCCCCAGACCCAG TTGAGCCTACGAGTGAGAAGGACAGCGTGATTCTGCTGGTAGCAGTCCCTCTGCTGGTGTTGCTGATCCTGTCCGTGGCTGTGTGTGGCCTGGTGCTGTGGCTACGCTCCAGACGACAGCACCACAGGCTGGGCTACAGAGAGGACCGTGACGTCTCCATGCTCAAGGTGCCCAGTGGGGCAGACCCTACCTACGGG GAAATCTTCGATGAGTTCTGTACCTCAGGCAGTGGGACTGGCCTGCCGTACCTGGTGCAGAGGACCATGGCTCGGCAGATCTCTCTGGTCGAGTGTGTCG GTAAGGGCCGGTATGGAGAGGTGTGGAGGGGCACCTGGATGGGAGAGAGTGTTGCAGTGAAGATCTTCTCCTCTAGAGATGAACAGTCCTGGTTCAGAGAGACCGAGATCTACAACACTGTACAGCTCAGACACGACAACATCCTGG GCTTCATAGCATCTGACATGACGTCTAAGAACTCCAGCACCCAGCTGTGGCTGATCACCCACTTCCACGAGCTGGGTAGTCTCTATGACTTCCTCCAGTACAGCAGCCTGGACCCCGAGGGCTGCCTAAGGATGTGCCTGTCTGTAGCCTGCGGCCTGGTCCACTTCCACACAGAGATCCTCAGCTGCCAGGGCAAGCCTGCTATCGCCCACCGAGACCTGAAGAGCCGAAACATCCTGGTCAAGAGGAACGGACAGTGCTGCATCGCCGACCTGG GCCTGGCTGTGATGCATTCTCAGACTAGTGATTACCTGGACGTGGGGAACAACCCCAGGGTGGGTACCAAACGCTACATGGCCCCAGAGGTTCTGGATGAGACCATCCGCATGGACATCTTTGAGTCGTACAAGCAGACAGACATCTGGGCCCTGGGCCTGGTTCTCTGGGAGATTTCCAGAAGGACCATTGTCAACG GGATAGTGGAGGAGTACCGGCCGCCCTTCTTTGACATGGTGCCCTCTGACCCCAGCTTTGAGGAGATGAAGAAGGTGgtgtgtgtagaccagcagagacCCAGTCTGCACAACAGACTGCACTCGCACCcg ATCCTGGCTTCCATTGCCAAGGTAATGAAGGAGTGTTGGTTCCAGAGCCCCCCAGCCCGACTCACAGCTCTCCGTGTCAGAAAGACTCTCTCCAAGCTGGACCAGGACCATGGCTACCCCACAGAGAAACTCAAAATGGACCTGTAG